The Amycolatopsis viridis genome window below encodes:
- a CDS encoding LLM class F420-dependent oxidoreductase translates to MRFAFKTSPQNTEWPDMLAVWRAADDIEIFESGWTFDHFYPIFSDPAGPCLEGWVTLTALAQATRRLRLGTLVSGIHYRHPALLANMAATLDIVSGGRLEIGIGAGWNEEESGAYGMELGTVKQRSDRFEEACEVLVGLLTQETTTVKGEYYQLTDARCEPKPIQRPHPPICIGGSGEKRTLRTAARFAQHWNFVGGTPEEFARKRDVLHAHCADVGRDPKEIMLSSHVRLDTDLDYAKVADEAAALGEQGLDLAIIYLPPPHTPEVLEPLANELAKLG, encoded by the coding sequence ATGCGCTTCGCATTCAAGACCTCACCCCAGAACACCGAGTGGCCGGACATGCTCGCCGTGTGGCGGGCGGCCGACGACATCGAGATCTTCGAGTCCGGCTGGACCTTCGACCACTTCTACCCGATCTTCTCCGACCCGGCCGGCCCGTGCCTGGAGGGCTGGGTGACGCTGACCGCGCTCGCGCAGGCCACGCGGCGGCTGCGCCTCGGCACCCTGGTCAGCGGTATCCACTACCGGCACCCGGCGCTGCTGGCGAACATGGCCGCCACGCTCGACATCGTCTCCGGCGGGCGGCTGGAGATCGGCATCGGCGCCGGCTGGAACGAGGAGGAGTCCGGCGCCTACGGCATGGAGCTGGGCACCGTCAAGCAGCGCAGCGACCGGTTCGAGGAGGCGTGCGAGGTGCTCGTCGGCCTGCTGACGCAGGAGACGACGACCGTCAAGGGCGAGTACTACCAGCTCACCGACGCCCGGTGTGAGCCGAAGCCGATCCAGCGCCCGCACCCGCCGATCTGCATCGGCGGCAGCGGCGAGAAGCGCACCCTGCGCACCGCGGCCCGGTTCGCGCAGCACTGGAACTTCGTCGGCGGTACCCCGGAGGAGTTCGCCCGCAAGCGCGATGTGCTGCACGCCCACTGCGCGGACGTCGGCCGCGACCCGAAGGAGATCATGCTGTCCAGCCACGTGCGGCTGGACACGGACCTCGACTACGCCAAGGTTGCGGACGAGGCTGCCGCGCTCGGTGAGCAGGGACTGGACCTCGCGATCATCTACCTGCCGCCGCCGCACACGCCCGAGGTGCTGGAGCCGCTGGCGAACGAGCTGGCGAAGCTGGGCTGA
- a CDS encoding acyl-CoA thioesterase, with amino-acid sequence MYVAKVRPRWSDMDVFGHVNHANMVTLLEEARVPLLFDEAGRAGLAEFAKGMVVVRLAVHYRAPIVVDGQEIRVEISLKDLKFASLTLDYRVHDGPDAGAPVAVTAETVLAPYDVTTGRPRRLTLEEREFLQTRLTEAGA; translated from the coding sequence GTGTACGTAGCGAAGGTGCGGCCCCGCTGGTCGGACATGGACGTGTTCGGGCACGTCAACCACGCGAACATGGTGACGTTGCTCGAAGAGGCACGGGTGCCGTTGTTGTTCGACGAAGCGGGGCGCGCCGGGCTCGCGGAGTTCGCGAAGGGCATGGTCGTCGTCCGGCTGGCCGTGCACTACCGAGCCCCGATCGTGGTGGACGGGCAGGAGATCCGGGTGGAGATCTCGTTGAAGGACCTGAAGTTCGCGTCGCTGACCCTGGACTACCGGGTGCACGACGGTCCGGACGCCGGGGCCCCGGTCGCGGTCACCGCCGAGACCGTCCTCGCGCCCTACGACGTCACCACCGGCCGGCCGCGCCGCCTGACCCTGGAGGAACGCGAGTTCCTGCAGACCCGGCTGACGGAGGCGGGCGCGTGA
- the ettA gene encoding energy-dependent translational throttle protein EttA produces the protein MAEFIYTMKKVRKTVGDKVILDDVSTAFYPGAKIGVVGPNGAGKSTVLKIMAGLDQPSNGEAFLQPGATVGILQQEPPLNEDKTVRGNVEEGLGEIKVKLDRFNEIAELLATDYSDELMEEMGRLQEDLDHADAWELDSQLEQAMDALRCPPPDEPVTHLSGGERRRVALCKLLLSKPDLLLLDEPTNHLDAESVLWLEQFLATYPGAVLAVTHDRYFLDNVAQWIMELDRGRVVGYEGNYSTYLEKKRERLEVQGKKDAKLAKRLKNELEWVRSNAKARQTKSRARLDRYEEMAAEAERTRKLDFEEIQIPPGPRLGSVVVEVSHLKKGFEDRVLIDDLSFTLPRNGIVGVIGPNGVGKTTLFKTIVGLEKPDDGEVKIGETVKLSYVDQNRAGIDPAKTVWEVVSDGLDYINVGQTEMPSRAYVSAFGFKGPDQQKPSGVLSGGERNRLNLALTLKQGGNLILLDEPTNDLDVETLGSLENALEQFPGCAVVISHDRWFLDRVATHILAWEGTDENPAKWFWFEGNFEGYEKNKVERLGPDAARPHRVTHRKLTRD, from the coding sequence ATGGCCGAGTTCATCTACACCATGAAAAAGGTGCGCAAGACCGTCGGGGACAAGGTCATCCTCGACGATGTCAGCACCGCGTTCTACCCGGGCGCCAAGATCGGCGTCGTGGGTCCGAACGGTGCCGGCAAGTCCACCGTGCTGAAGATCATGGCGGGACTCGATCAGCCGAGCAACGGAGAGGCGTTCCTCCAGCCGGGTGCGACCGTCGGGATCCTCCAGCAGGAACCGCCCCTCAACGAGGACAAGACGGTGCGCGGCAACGTCGAGGAGGGGCTCGGCGAGATCAAGGTGAAGCTCGACCGCTTCAACGAGATCGCCGAGCTGCTGGCCACTGACTACAGCGACGAGCTGATGGAGGAGATGGGCCGGCTCCAGGAGGATCTCGACCACGCCGACGCGTGGGAGCTGGACTCGCAGCTCGAGCAGGCGATGGACGCGTTGCGGTGCCCGCCGCCGGACGAGCCGGTGACGCACCTGTCCGGTGGTGAGCGCCGCCGGGTGGCGCTGTGCAAGCTGCTGCTGTCCAAGCCGGATCTGCTGCTGCTCGACGAGCCCACCAACCACCTGGACGCGGAGAGCGTGCTGTGGCTGGAGCAGTTCCTGGCCACCTACCCCGGCGCCGTCCTCGCGGTCACCCACGACCGGTACTTCCTGGACAACGTCGCGCAATGGATCATGGAGCTCGACCGTGGCCGCGTCGTCGGCTACGAGGGCAACTACTCCACGTACCTGGAGAAGAAGCGGGAACGCCTCGAGGTCCAGGGCAAGAAGGACGCCAAGCTCGCCAAGCGCCTGAAGAACGAGCTGGAGTGGGTGCGGTCGAACGCCAAGGCGCGCCAGACCAAGTCGCGGGCCCGTCTCGACCGCTACGAGGAGATGGCCGCGGAGGCCGAGCGCACCCGCAAGCTGGACTTCGAGGAGATCCAGATCCCGCCGGGACCCCGGCTGGGCAGTGTGGTCGTCGAGGTCTCGCACCTGAAGAAGGGCTTCGAGGATCGCGTCCTGATCGACGACCTGTCCTTCACGCTGCCGCGCAACGGCATCGTCGGTGTGATCGGGCCGAACGGTGTCGGCAAGACGACCCTGTTCAAGACGATCGTCGGGCTGGAGAAGCCGGACGACGGCGAGGTCAAGATCGGCGAGACCGTCAAGCTGTCCTATGTGGACCAGAACCGTGCCGGGATCGACCCGGCCAAGACGGTGTGGGAGGTGGTGTCCGACGGGCTCGACTACATCAACGTCGGGCAGACCGAAATGCCGTCGCGGGCGTACGTCAGCGCGTTCGGGTTCAAGGGCCCGGACCAGCAGAAGCCCTCGGGTGTGCTCTCCGGTGGCGAGCGCAACCGGCTGAACCTGGCCCTGACCCTCAAGCAGGGCGGGAACCTGATCCTGCTGGACGAGCCGACGAACGACCTGGACGTGGAGACCCTGGGCTCGCTGGAGAACGCGCTGGAGCAGTTCCCCGGCTGTGCCGTGGTCATCTCGCACGACCGGTGGTTCCTGGACCGCGTCGCGACCCACATCCTCGCGTGGGAGGGCACGGACGAGAACCCGGCCAAGTGGTTCTGGTTCGAGGGCAACTTCGAAGGCTACGAGAAGAACAAGGTGGAGCGGCTGGGGCCGGACGCGGCCCGGCCGCACCGGGTGACGCACCGCAAGCTGACACGCGACTGA
- a CDS encoding mechanosensitive ion channel family protein, which produces MTPLLDQAPECINQTGTWCYQVFQITHNEWLAASANWLIAKPLTIILILLVALLIRFALHKLIDRITTMPRSNGGKLPTILRPLRERAPDILGPVVAERRRQRAKTIGSVLKSLTSFVVLGLAAIYILGELGINLGPLLASAGVVGIALAFGAQNLVKDFLSGMFMMLEDQYGVGDVVDIGPATGTVESVGLRITTIRDVKGTVWYVRNGEVTRVGNSSQGYAIALVDVPLSYSADVERATAVLTEAARAAAATESLAVDLLEEPEVLGVEKVTPETIELRLTVKVRPGRQWAVQRQLRAACLTALEESGVLSATATAQ; this is translated from the coding sequence GTGACGCCGCTGCTCGACCAAGCACCCGAGTGCATCAACCAGACCGGTACCTGGTGCTATCAAGTGTTCCAGATCACCCACAACGAGTGGCTGGCGGCCTCCGCCAACTGGCTGATCGCCAAGCCGCTGACGATCATCCTGATTCTCCTGGTCGCCCTCCTCATCCGCTTCGCGCTGCACAAGCTGATCGACCGGATCACCACGATGCCGCGGAGCAACGGCGGCAAACTGCCCACGATCCTGCGCCCCCTGCGCGAACGGGCCCCCGACATCCTCGGCCCGGTCGTGGCCGAACGGCGCCGCCAGCGCGCCAAGACGATCGGGTCGGTGCTGAAGTCGCTGACCTCGTTCGTGGTGCTCGGTCTCGCAGCCATCTACATCCTCGGCGAGCTGGGCATCAACCTCGGCCCGCTGCTCGCCTCGGCCGGTGTGGTCGGTATCGCACTGGCCTTCGGCGCGCAGAACCTGGTCAAGGACTTCCTGTCCGGCATGTTCATGATGCTGGAGGACCAGTACGGCGTCGGCGACGTCGTGGACATCGGGCCGGCCACCGGCACGGTGGAGTCGGTCGGCCTGCGCATCACCACGATCCGGGACGTCAAGGGCACCGTGTGGTACGTGCGCAACGGCGAGGTCACCCGGGTCGGCAACTCCAGCCAGGGCTACGCGATCGCCCTGGTCGACGTGCCGCTGAGCTACAGCGCCGATGTGGAACGCGCCACAGCCGTGCTGACCGAGGCCGCCCGCGCGGCCGCCGCCACCGAGTCACTGGCGGTCGACCTGCTCGAGGAGCCGGAGGTGCTCGGCGTGGAGAAGGTGACGCCGGAGACCATCGAACTCCGGCTGACGGTCAAGGTGCGGCCGGGCCGCCAGTGGGCCGTCCAGCGCCAGTTGCGCGCGGCGTGCCTCACGGCGCTGGAGGAATCCGGCGTCCTGTCCGCCACGGCCACGGCACAATGA
- a CDS encoding NAD-glutamate dehydrogenase: MSSSRVSVRPGATSGTAPDNRQRPASPEQIRDELIEAAARHAPDIADLIHLYYRHIPADEILGDDPVDLVGAVRSHQEFARKRMPGRPAVRLLNPTTAEDGWTRDATVVQIVTDDMPYLVDSITAKLARDGVQVQRLVHPIVAVTRDITGELIKVHPAADVADPPDGAMLESWMYVEIDLITDHNRARELDTHLASVLGDVREVVEDTDKMIQAAEGLAAELDATPPPLPADEVGEGAALLRWLARGHFMFLGYRRYELVEDPDPGTDEPALRAVLASGLGVLRQDSLAARSLTAGPDSAATALAPHLLVLTQASAPSTVNRPVYPYYVGVKTFDDRGNVTGEHRFLGMFTTSALHEDVLDVPVVTGKVREVIHRAGFPMESYSGQRMLEVLQNWPRADLFSADLDSLYSTAVGAITLSDRRRLRLFLRRDTFGRFYSCLVFLPRDRYTTRSRLAMQEVLLAELEGTHLEYGTRVGETALAQVHFIVHTDPASRVEPDVLRIQERLNAAVRNWDDLMVEAILAERRERAGEAGRTTATLGEESATELGQRYSGIFPEAYKEDFTAVEALADLRKLEGLSGPDDLAMSFYTPEGAEPGERRFKLYLLGEGVTLSAVLPVLQRMGLEVVDERPYELRRWDGTRSWVYDFGLRIGLTDLGDAEHDLRERFQDAFAAAWRGDCEVDDFNALVLRAGLTWRQAAVLRAYSRYLRQAGTPYSQEYIQRAVLAHTDIATELVRLFEHRFDLATDPAEDSQTDALVDEISTMIDGVTSLDEDRILRRLLSVICATLRTNYRVTGGDGRPRPYLALKLDPQRVPDLPEPRPRFEIFVYSPRVEGVHLRFGSVARGGLRWSDRREDFRTEILGLVKAQAVKNAVIVPVGAKGGFVVKRPPVPTGDPGVDRDAHLAEGIACYRMFISGLLDLTDNLVEGRTVPAKEVVRYDGDDNYLVVAADKGTATFSDIANEVSAQYGFWLGDAFASGGSIGYDHKAMGITARGAWESVKRHFRELGVDTQSEDFTVVGIGDMAGDVFGNGMLLSEHIRLVAAFNHLHIFLDPNPDAASSFRERKRLFELPRSSWEDYDRSLISEGGGVFSRSAKTIPVSPQVRQALGLADDVTQLAPADLIRAILLAPVDLLWNGGIGTYVKAETESHADAGDKANDAVRVNGNELRVKVVGEGGNLGLTQRGRIEFARTGGKINTDALDNSAGVDCSDHEVNIKILLDHLVSSGALDREQRNALLHEMTDEVGRLVLADNYHQNGVLGVSRAHAVPMLPVHARLVASLEQAGALDRKLEALPSKQQFQALEKAGQGLTSPELATLLAHVKLELKDELLASDLPDAEVFARRLPEYFPQPLRERFGDRIGEHPLRRQIITTLLVNEVVDGAGVSYAYRLAEEMNATATDAVRAYTIVTRVFNLNELWNDIHALDNAVPTEVQDAMMLESRRLLDRAARWFLANRPQPLAVGAEISRFGPVVAALAPKADTLLRGREADAVREQADRYAEAGVPRELALRVGALLDAYGLLDVVEVAELAVREAGVDAESSPEDAARLYYALSAHLDVDRLLTSISALERGNRWHALARLSLRDDVYSSLRAITLDALRHSDPEDDTDSKIAQWEKTNASRLARARVALDEINQSGRLDLATLSVAARQLRSTVR, translated from the coding sequence ATGAGCTCGTCAAGAGTGTCCGTCCGCCCCGGAGCCACGTCCGGAACAGCCCCCGACAACCGCCAGCGACCCGCCAGCCCGGAGCAGATCCGGGACGAGCTGATCGAAGCCGCCGCCCGGCACGCGCCGGACATCGCCGACCTCATCCACCTTTACTACCGCCACATCCCCGCCGACGAGATCCTGGGCGACGACCCGGTCGACCTCGTCGGCGCGGTGCGTTCGCACCAGGAGTTCGCCCGCAAGCGCATGCCGGGACGGCCCGCGGTGCGGCTGCTCAACCCCACGACCGCCGAGGACGGCTGGACCCGCGACGCCACCGTGGTGCAGATCGTCACCGACGACATGCCCTACCTGGTCGACTCGATCACCGCCAAGCTCGCCCGCGACGGCGTCCAGGTGCAGCGTCTCGTGCACCCCATCGTCGCCGTCACCCGGGACATCACCGGCGAGCTGATCAAGGTCCACCCGGCGGCCGACGTCGCGGACCCGCCGGACGGGGCGATGCTCGAGTCCTGGATGTACGTCGAGATCGACCTCATCACCGACCACAACCGCGCTCGCGAGCTGGACACCCACCTCGCGTCCGTGCTCGGCGACGTCCGCGAGGTCGTCGAGGACACCGACAAGATGATCCAGGCCGCGGAGGGCCTCGCCGCCGAACTCGACGCCACGCCACCGCCGCTGCCCGCCGACGAGGTGGGCGAGGGTGCCGCCCTGCTGCGGTGGCTCGCCCGCGGCCACTTCATGTTCCTCGGCTACCGCCGCTACGAACTGGTCGAGGACCCCGACCCGGGCACCGACGAGCCGGCCCTGCGGGCCGTCCTCGCCTCCGGCCTCGGCGTCCTCCGCCAGGACAGCCTCGCTGCGCGCAGCCTGACCGCCGGCCCGGACAGCGCCGCCACCGCCCTCGCGCCGCACCTGCTCGTCCTCACCCAGGCCAGCGCGCCGTCCACGGTGAACCGCCCGGTCTACCCCTACTACGTGGGCGTGAAGACGTTCGACGACCGCGGCAACGTGACCGGCGAGCACCGGTTCCTCGGCATGTTCACCACCTCGGCGCTGCACGAGGACGTCCTCGACGTGCCCGTGGTGACCGGCAAGGTGCGTGAGGTCATCCACCGCGCCGGCTTCCCGATGGAGTCCTACTCCGGTCAGCGCATGCTGGAGGTCCTGCAGAACTGGCCGCGCGCGGACCTGTTCTCCGCCGACCTCGACTCGCTCTACTCGACCGCGGTCGGCGCGATCACCCTGTCCGACCGCCGTCGGCTGCGGCTGTTCCTGCGCCGGGACACGTTCGGCCGCTTCTACTCGTGCCTGGTGTTCCTCCCGCGCGACCGCTACACCACCCGCTCCCGCCTGGCGATGCAGGAGGTCCTGCTCGCCGAGCTCGAGGGCACCCACCTCGAGTACGGCACACGCGTCGGCGAGACCGCGCTCGCGCAGGTGCACTTCATCGTGCACACCGACCCGGCCAGCCGCGTCGAGCCGGACGTGCTGCGCATCCAGGAGCGGCTCAACGCCGCGGTGCGCAACTGGGACGACCTGATGGTCGAGGCGATCCTCGCGGAACGGCGCGAGCGGGCCGGCGAGGCCGGCCGCACCACCGCCACCCTGGGCGAGGAGTCGGCCACCGAGCTGGGCCAGCGCTACTCCGGCATCTTCCCGGAGGCGTACAAGGAGGACTTCACCGCGGTCGAGGCGCTGGCGGACCTGCGCAAGCTGGAGGGCCTGTCCGGCCCGGACGACCTGGCGATGTCGTTCTACACACCGGAGGGTGCCGAGCCGGGGGAGCGGCGGTTCAAGCTCTACCTGCTCGGTGAGGGGGTCACGCTGTCGGCCGTGCTGCCCGTGCTGCAGCGGATGGGCCTGGAGGTCGTCGACGAGCGGCCCTACGAGCTGCGCCGCTGGGACGGCACCCGATCCTGGGTGTACGACTTCGGGTTGCGGATCGGCCTGACCGATCTCGGCGACGCCGAGCACGACCTTCGGGAACGGTTCCAGGACGCGTTCGCCGCTGCCTGGCGGGGCGACTGCGAGGTCGACGACTTCAACGCCCTCGTGCTGCGCGCCGGGCTGACCTGGCGTCAGGCGGCGGTGCTGCGGGCCTACTCCCGGTACCTGCGCCAGGCCGGCACGCCGTATTCGCAGGAGTACATCCAGCGCGCCGTTCTCGCCCACACCGACATCGCCACCGAGCTGGTGCGGCTGTTCGAGCACCGGTTCGACCTGGCCACCGACCCGGCCGAGGACTCGCAGACCGACGCGCTCGTCGACGAGATCTCGACGATGATCGACGGCGTCACCAGCCTGGACGAGGACCGCATCCTGCGGCGCCTGCTGTCGGTGATCTGCGCGACGCTGCGCACCAACTACCGGGTCACCGGCGGCGACGGTCGTCCCCGCCCGTACCTGGCGCTCAAGCTGGACCCGCAGCGCGTTCCGGACCTGCCCGAGCCGCGGCCGCGGTTCGAGATCTTCGTGTACTCGCCGCGCGTGGAGGGCGTGCACCTGCGGTTCGGTTCGGTCGCCCGCGGTGGCCTGCGCTGGTCGGACCGCCGGGAAGACTTCCGCACCGAGATCCTGGGCCTGGTCAAGGCGCAGGCGGTGAAGAACGCGGTCATCGTGCCGGTCGGCGCGAAGGGCGGGTTCGTGGTGAAGCGGCCGCCGGTGCCCACCGGTGACCCGGGGGTGGATCGCGACGCGCACCTGGCCGAGGGCATCGCCTGCTACCGCATGTTCATCTCCGGCCTGCTCGACCTCACCGACAACCTCGTCGAGGGCCGCACGGTACCGGCGAAGGAGGTGGTCCGGTACGACGGTGACGACAACTACCTGGTGGTCGCCGCGGACAAGGGCACCGCGACGTTCTCCGACATCGCCAACGAGGTGTCCGCGCAGTACGGTTTCTGGCTGGGCGACGCGTTCGCCTCGGGCGGGTCGATCGGCTACGACCACAAGGCGATGGGCATCACTGCGCGTGGCGCCTGGGAGAGCGTGAAGCGGCACTTCCGCGAGCTGGGTGTGGACACCCAGAGCGAGGACTTCACGGTCGTCGGCATCGGCGACATGGCGGGGGACGTGTTCGGCAACGGCATGTTGCTGTCCGAGCACATCCGCCTGGTGGCCGCCTTCAACCACCTGCACATCTTCCTCGACCCGAACCCGGATGCGGCGTCGTCGTTCCGGGAGCGCAAGCGGCTGTTCGAGCTGCCGCGGTCGTCGTGGGAGGACTACGACCGTTCCCTCATCAGCGAGGGTGGCGGGGTGTTCTCCCGCAGTGCCAAGACGATCCCGGTGTCGCCGCAGGTGCGTCAGGCGCTCGGCCTGGCCGACGACGTCACGCAGCTCGCGCCGGCCGACCTGATCCGCGCGATCCTGCTGGCGCCGGTGGATCTGCTGTGGAACGGCGGCATCGGCACGTACGTCAAGGCAGAGACGGAAAGCCACGCCGACGCCGGTGACAAGGCCAACGACGCGGTGCGCGTGAACGGCAACGAGCTGCGCGTCAAGGTGGTCGGTGAGGGCGGCAACCTGGGCCTGACGCAGCGGGGGCGCATCGAGTTCGCCCGCACCGGCGGCAAGATCAACACGGACGCGCTGGACAACTCGGCCGGCGTGGACTGCTCCGACCACGAGGTCAACATCAAGATCCTGCTCGACCACCTGGTGAGCAGCGGTGCGCTGGACCGCGAGCAGCGCAACGCCCTGCTGCACGAGATGACCGACGAGGTCGGCCGTCTGGTGCTGGCGGACAACTACCACCAGAACGGGGTGCTCGGCGTCAGCCGGGCGCACGCGGTGCCGATGCTGCCGGTGCACGCGCGGCTGGTCGCGAGCCTGGAGCAGGCCGGGGCCTTGGACCGCAAGCTGGAGGCGCTGCCCAGCAAGCAGCAGTTCCAGGCGCTGGAGAAGGCCGGTCAGGGCCTCACCTCGCCGGAGCTGGCGACGCTGCTGGCGCACGTGAAGCTGGAGCTGAAGGACGAGCTGCTGGCCAGCGACCTGCCGGACGCCGAGGTGTTCGCGCGGCGCCTGCCGGAGTACTTCCCGCAACCGCTGCGGGAACGGTTCGGCGACCGCATCGGTGAGCACCCGCTGCGCCGGCAGATCATCACCACGCTGCTGGTGAACGAAGTGGTCGACGGTGCGGGCGTGTCCTACGCGTACCGTCTGGCCGAGGAGATGAACGCGACCGCTACCGACGCGGTGCGCGCGTACACGATCGTCACGCGCGTGTTCAACCTCAACGAGCTGTGGAACGACATCCACGCCCTGGACAACGCGGTGCCCACCGAGGTCCAGGACGCGATGATGCTGGAGTCGCGGCGCTTGCTGGACCGCGCCGCGCGCTGGTTCCTCGCCAACCGCCCGCAACCGCTGGCCGTCGGCGCGGAGATCTCGCGGTTCGGGCCGGTCGTCGCCGCGCTGGCGCCGAAGGCCGATACGTTGCTGCGTGGCCGCGAGGCCGATGCGGTGCGCGAGCAGGCCGACCGGTACGCGGAGGCCGGGGTGCCGCGTGAGCTGGCGCTGCGGGTGGGCGCGCTGCTCGACGCCTACGGCCTGCTCGACGTCGTCGAGGTGGCCGAGCTGGCCGTCCGGGAGGCCGGGGTGGACGCGGAGAGCAGTCCGGAGGACGCGGCGCGGCTGTACTACGCGCTGTCCGCGCACCTGGACGTCGACCGGCTGCTCACGTCGATCAGCGCGCTGGAGCGGGGCAACCGCTGGCACGCGCTGGCGCGGTTGTCGCTGCGGGACGACGTGTACTCCTCGCTGCGGGCGATCACGCTGGACGCGTTGCGGCACAGCGATCCGGAGGACGACACCGACAGCAAGATCGCGCAGTGGGAGAAGACGAACGCGTCCCGGCTGGCCCGGGCGCGGGTCGCGCTCGACGAGATCAACCAGTCGGGCCGTCTCGACCTCGCGACGCTGTCCGTCGCCGCCCGCCAGCTGCGGAGCACGGTGAGGTAG
- a CDS encoding single-stranded DNA-binding protein, with translation MAIGEMTVTVVGTMTSDVTVERVGRDGHDLAIFRARSDERRFDRHRPEWGPGRRFSVRVVCRRGPASSVASALRRGDPVVVHGRLRGGDAETGAARAQLELEAFAIGPKLAHCDVSLRRPPRPEPVVPSGIPSWDPSGATVDALANGSVRAPRPALAAPGGGLGP, from the coding sequence ATGGCGATCGGGGAGATGACGGTGACCGTGGTGGGCACGATGACCAGCGACGTCACGGTCGAGCGGGTGGGACGGGACGGGCACGACCTGGCGATCTTCCGGGCGCGCAGCGACGAGCGCCGGTTCGACCGGCACAGACCGGAATGGGGGCCGGGCAGGCGGTTCTCGGTGCGGGTCGTCTGCCGGCGGGGCCCGGCGTCTTCGGTGGCAAGCGCGCTGCGCCGGGGCGATCCGGTCGTGGTCCACGGCCGGCTGCGCGGCGGCGATGCGGAGACCGGCGCGGCTCGTGCTCAACTCGAACTCGAGGCTTTCGCGATCGGACCCAAGCTCGCCCACTGCGACGTCTCCCTGCGGCGGCCGCCACGACCCGAACCCGTTGTGCCGTCCGGGATCCCGTCGTGGGACCCTTCCGGCGCCACCGTCGACGCCCTGGCGAACGGGTCGGTACGTGCGCCGCGGCCGGCTCTCGCCGCGCCGGGCGGAGGCCTGGGCCCGTGA
- a CDS encoding globin, with protein MSEPQSFYDAVGGEPTFRKIVARFYAEVAKDEVLRPMYPEEDLGPAEDRLRLFLMQYWGGPHTYSDQRGHPRLRMRHAPFKIGPIERDAWLRAMRVAVDEAALPEPLETQLWNYLEMAAHSMMNSWV; from the coding sequence ATGAGCGAGCCCCAGTCCTTCTACGACGCCGTCGGTGGCGAACCGACGTTCCGCAAGATCGTCGCCCGGTTCTACGCCGAGGTGGCGAAGGACGAGGTGCTGCGGCCGATGTACCCGGAGGAGGACCTGGGGCCGGCCGAGGACCGGTTGCGGCTGTTCCTGATGCAGTACTGGGGCGGCCCGCACACCTACTCCGACCAGCGCGGACATCCCCGCCTGCGGATGCGGCACGCGCCGTTCAAGATCGGTCCGATCGAACGGGACGCGTGGTTGCGCGCGATGCGCGTCGCCGTCGACGAGGCGGCTCTGCCGGAACCGCTGGAGACCCAGCTGTGGAACTACCTCGAGATGGCCGCGCACAGCATGATGAACTCCTGGGTCTGA